A genomic window from Aestuariirhabdus litorea includes:
- the aroQ gene encoding type II 3-dehydroquinate dehydratase yields the protein MASILVLNGPNLNLLGTREPKIYGATTLDEINSRLIRQAQEAGHHLQCLQSNAEYELIERVHDARREGIQFIVINPAAFTHTSVALRDALAAVEIPFIEVHLSNVHQREPFRHHSYFSDLAVGVICGLGPQGYELALQAALAQIDQGV from the coding sequence ATGGCAAGCATCCTCGTACTCAATGGCCCCAATCTCAATCTGTTGGGTACCCGCGAGCCGAAGATTTACGGCGCCACCACCCTGGATGAGATCAACAGCCGGCTGATTCGCCAGGCCCAGGAGGCCGGGCATCACCTGCAATGCCTGCAAAGCAACGCCGAGTACGAGCTGATCGAACGCGTCCACGACGCCCGCCGCGAAGGGATCCAGTTTATTGTGATCAACCCCGCTGCTTTTACCCACACCAGCGTTGCGCTGCGCGACGCCCTGGCGGCGGTGGAGATCCCCTTTATCGAAGTGCACCTGTCCAACGTGCACCAACGGGAGCCCTTTCGCCACCACTCCTACTTCTCCGACCTGGCGGTCGGCGTGATTTGTGGCCTGGGCCCCCAGGGGTACGAACTGGCACTTCAGGCCGCCCTGGCCCAGATCGATCAGGGCGTTTAA